The following is a genomic window from Nicotiana tabacum cultivar K326 chromosome 3, ASM71507v2, whole genome shotgun sequence.
TGAGCTCATAAGCTTAGCCGTCGGTCCTGCACCATTAGTACATCGATATTCAACATTTGTGGTGAATGGATTTAGATTCCATACAAAAGAGCTTGCATTGAGAAGAAAAACGCAGAATAGTGATGTCCTTGTGAGAGGAGATGATTCAGACTCTAATAAGGAGTATTATGGTGTATTAGAGGACATTTATGAGTTATCTTATGTGGGAAACAGAAAAGTTTACTTATTCAAGTGTCATTGGTGGGATGTGGCTCGCTTGGGAAGAGGATATAAGATTGACAAATATGGCTTCACAAGTGTGAATATTCGGTGTGCCTTGAATACAAATGAGCCATTTATGTTGGCATCTCAGTCAGAACAAGTCTTTTACTTGGACGACATGGTCGATAATGATTGGCTTGTTGTTGTGAAGATAAATCCTCGTGACCGTTTCAAAATTCCTGATAATTATGATAATTGTGTAGATAttgaagatgaagaattactgaaTGAAGAAGTTTATCAACAAGAGGAAGCTGAATTTAATACTTTGTGCACCAATGACCAAGAAAATATTGTTGAGGTGTCTCTACATAGGGATAATGTTGAACCACAAAGTATTAACTATGATTATGCAAGTACGCAAGCTCAAAACAATGTGCATAATGAGGAAGAAGATTTCATTAATGACAATCATATAGAAATATCAGAGAGTGAAGATAGTGAAGAAGAGttatttgatgatgatgatggggagGACACTGATACATCCTCTTGAAGACTAAGAAGCAAAAGACGAATGATATAAACGCTACAtcctattttgaaaattttctatatttttgtCCATGACTTTATACTACCCCATGTATTTGTTGGGAACTATCAATGAACCAAAGATTATTGATGCTTGAATCtttatatttcttttttgattcTATTTGTGATGCTTGTAGCTTTATGTTGTATTGGTCTTCCGTTGTATTGGTATAATGTACAGGTGGAGTAATGAATTGTGTTAAAAGAAGGGATCTGTTGTTCTATGTGCCTGCTAATTTGGGTGAAAAGGGTTGACCATCAACTAACAAACAGTAGAGCTTTCTTTACTTTAATATCTAGTGAGGCATGGACATATGTCCCTTTTCTATAGACATCTGAAGTTAGAAAATTAGTGAATTAATATTTTCTCTATTCTGATCAatcattttctttttatgttttattgCAGGAAATGAGAGGAATTGGACGAGGAAAACGTGGGAGAGGCGAGACGAGCTGTGGTCGTGAAAATTTTCAAGGACGTGGTAATTTTGGAGCGACTAATTATCACGTTCATCTTTAGGTTACCAAATACCAAAATCATTTCTTGGACCAAAGCAAATCATAATCGCCTTAGTTAATCCAGTAGACCCTCTAGCCCTTGTCCCAATATTTCTCCTTTATCCACCAAGTGAAGTGTCCATTGTCACCATTCTTTATATGAACTTCCTTTAAATGTACCGTAGGAATTAACCTATATTCACTGTCAGAGTAATAGACTTTCTA
Proteins encoded in this region:
- the LOC142179445 gene encoding uncharacterized protein LOC142179445, yielding MEEYTSEIESKSSMRAHKNGFLDWFRSRVGRANDELISLAVGPAPLVHRYSTFVVNGFRFHTKELALRRKTQNSDVLVRGDDSDSNKEYYGVLEDIYELSYVGNRKVYLFKCHWWDVARLGRGYKIDKYGFTSVNIRCALNTNEPFMLASQSEQVFYLDDMVDNDWLVVVKINPRDRFKIPDNYDNCVDIEDEELLNEEVYQQEEAEFNTLCTNDQENIVEVSLHRDNVEPQSINYDYASTQAQNNVHNEEEDFINDNHIEISESEDSEEELFDDDDGEDTDTSS